In Desulfobulbaceae bacterium, the DNA window CGGGGCGAAGTCACTATTTTTTTGATGACACCTGCGCTCGAATATAGGCAACGAGGTTCCATATTTTGTCTTTGCCTAACATCTCGCCAAAAGGAGGCATTCCTCCTTCTGCGCGCCGTTCGTATCCTTCTCTCGTACCTCTGGCAACCACCTGAAAGAGCTCCCAGTCTTCAAAGTCTTCAGAGTAGCCAATCCAGACCACATCGACAAGGTCGGGATCAAAGTCAGCCGACATGTCTAAGCTATGGCAGCCAACACAATACAGATCAAAGGTCTTTTGGCCAGCAGCAATTGCATCGCTACCTGTGTTTGGGTTTTTGTCTCCCTCAGCAACCATCTGGGAAGTCGGTGTACGTGGGATGGCCATTCCAAGCATTTGCATATAGGCAACTAAGGCATCCAGTTCGGTTTTGCCGACAACTGCTTTTATATCATCAGAGGTATACGGAAAGCCAATTCCCTTTATATGACTTTCAACTGTGTCAGGGTCAAGCATGTTGTTAGCCAGAAAACCGTAGTCAGGCATATTGGAACCAGCTACAACTTTCCGGGCATCTTCAAAATGTCTGTAA includes these proteins:
- a CDS encoding cbb3-type cytochrome c oxidase subunit II, translated to MSIYNKPISFTLLAAGTILVGTIAMVVVPMFMPSTQPHSDLQKAYSPIELAGRDVYQAEGCNNCHTQTIRPLKAEVARYGPYSKAWEFEYDRPFLWGSKRTGPDLARIGGKYSDKWHYRHFEDARKVVAGSNMPDYGFLANNMLDPDTVESHIKGIGFPYTSDDIKAVVGKTELDALVAYMQMLGMAIPRTPTSQMVAEGDKNPNTGSDAIAAGQKTFDLYCVGCHSLDMSADFDPDLVDVVWIGYSEDFEDWELFQVVARGTREGYERRAEGGMPPFGEMLGKDKIWNLVAYIRAQVSSKK